One part of the Bicyclus anynana chromosome 8, ilBicAnyn1.1, whole genome shotgun sequence genome encodes these proteins:
- the LOC112047746 gene encoding uncharacterized protein LOC112047746 isoform X3, protein MKIIICKPIHIAVLNNDVNLVNRQCLVLKSKNESIDIAASGNLTALQMAVFQDCPECTAVLLAQGADLMVRDDEARTVLHLAAEIGAKHVEAIVEHCYSNARQILKEHCELWKPELENKTDDKLVNYLLIKLSMMYDNQGYTPLMLASKLGNDAAVRLLVYAAPSTVNMAMPTCGNTALYLACAAACTEALNRGDKTKIPENYKKTIEILIENGADPAIENNSGTNVTLLLTEFQDITLSCLISSKLSGFNGCDGRQYDTVMLVKDAKGVITVKELNKNQANSNHPKVYTNPKGISKDTRYTVVTPTKEMNTKLAAKPSDDDKKTDTAKPVILKNLPVITKISTFGMKKVVSIKDISLMSGNDKGLLTQITTKSNPKKPSASSSLSATTKAPKFLKILPKPAPKKVISNTPIILKNTLKRHISDNSENSPSSSSKIKKT, encoded by the exons ACAGCATTACAAATGGCAGTATTCCAAGACTGTCCGGAGTGCACCGCTGTGTTGCTAGCTCAAGGCGCAGACTTGATGGTACGGGATGATGAAGCGAGGACTGTCCTGCACTTGGCGGCCGAGATAGGCGCCAAGCACGTCGAAGCTATAGTGGAGCATTGCTACAGTAATGCCAG gcaaatattaaaagagCATTGTGAGTTATGGAAACCagaattagaaaataaaacgGACGATAAACTTGTCAATTACTTGCTAATAAAACTCAGCATGATGTATGATAATCAGG GCTATACCCCGCTCATGTTGGCCAGTAAGCTGGGCAACGACGCGGCGGTGCGCTTGCTGGTGTACGCGGCGCCCAGCACCGTCAACATGGCGATGCCCACCTGTGGGAACACCGCGCTCTACCTCGCCTGTGCCGCAGCTTGCACCGAGGCGCTCA ATCGCGgtgacaaaacaaaaataccgGAGAACTATAAAAAGACCATTGAAATTTTAATCGAAAATGGCGCCGACCCGGCGATAGAGAACAACTCCGGCACCAACGTCACTCTGCTACTCACAGAGTTCCAAGACATTACTTTGTCTTGCCTCATATCGTCCAAGCTCTCGGGTTTCAACGGTTGCGATGGTAGGCAATACGATACCGTCATGCTCGTCAAAGACGCGAAAGGCGTCATCACTGTTAAAGAATTGAACAAAAACCAGGCCAATTCAAATCATCCGAAGGTTTATACAAATCCCAAAGGAATAAGTAAAGATACAAGGTATACTGTTGTGACACCAACCAAGGAAATGAATACAAAACTGGCAGCCAAACCcagtgatgatgataaaaagacTGACACTGCTAAACCtgtgatattaaaaaatttgCCTGTCATCACGAAAATATCAACGTTTGGTATGAAGAAAGTGGTTTCGATCAAAGACATATCTCTTATGTCGGGTAATGACAAAGGTCTGTTGACCCAAATAACCACTAAATCCAATCCAAAGAAACCAAGTGCCTCGTCGTCTTTGAGTGCCACCACGAAAGCaccaaaatttttgaaaatcttgCCTAAACCAGCACCGAAAAAGGTGATAAGTAATACACCaattatacttaaaaatacaCTTAAAAGACATATTTCTGATAACAGTGAGAACTCGCCGTCAAGTtccagtaaaataaaaaaaacatag